Proteins from one Leptonema illini DSM 21528 genomic window:
- the nirB gene encoding nitrite reductase large subunit NirB yields MAQNIVIIGNGMIAHRLLERLSEAGSDLRLTVIGEEGRSYDRVHLTDYFENRSAESLYLCAPEWYHANNITLIPGRAVAIDRDAKTVALQNGETVCYDRLVLATGSSAFIPPFQGNDRPDVFVYRTIEDVERIYERCSSARTAAVIGGGLLGLEAAKAVHGLKVETHVIEFAERLMPRQLDADGAALLKEKIEELGIKIHLGKQTTHVTGDVGHLMHFSDGTQLAVDMIVISAGIRPRDELARACGLDVASRGGVVVNEFMQTSDAAIYAIGEAASYNGMVYGLVAPGYDMAEVAASRILESGSAAFAGADMSTKLKLIGVDVASFGDALGEQPHVPIVFRNPRKGTYKKLLISKDGRLLLGGVLVGDTSAYGTLLALYQNAIELPEDPESLIATSSGASEIALPDTAKICSCNNVSRGQIKQAINEGCTTIEGLKKSCNAGTGCGGCLPQVNMLLKEELKRNGTTVRDVLCEHFPHSRQELFQIIKVRGLKSFSETIASVGQGHGCEICKPAIASIFASLYNEPILRHREIQDTNDRYLATIQKGGSYSVIPRIPGGEITPRNLIILGQIAEKYGLYCKITGGQRIDMLGARLDDLPLIWQELVEAGFESGHAYGKALRTVKSCVGSTWCRYGVQDSTSFAIRIEERYKGLRSPHKLKSAVSGCIRECAEARSKDFGIIATEKGWNLYVGGNGGVNPAHAVLLAEDLDEETVIRYIDRFLMLYIRTADKLTRTSTWLAGLEGGIEYLKKVIIHDSLGINAELEAEMQSLINLYHCEWKEVVTNAERRQAFRSFVNESTGDDSLRFHTVRNQKQPALV; encoded by the coding sequence ATGGCACAGAACATTGTAATCATCGGGAACGGCATGATTGCCCACCGTCTGCTGGAGCGATTGAGCGAGGCCGGATCAGATCTGCGTCTGACCGTTATCGGCGAAGAAGGGCGCAGCTATGATCGCGTGCATCTGACCGACTACTTCGAGAACCGCTCTGCGGAAAGCCTCTACCTCTGCGCCCCGGAGTGGTATCACGCTAACAATATCACGCTGATTCCGGGTCGCGCCGTCGCCATCGATAGAGATGCGAAGACTGTAGCATTGCAGAACGGAGAGACCGTCTGCTATGATCGTCTTGTTCTGGCGACGGGTTCTTCTGCCTTTATTCCGCCTTTTCAGGGCAACGATCGCCCTGACGTCTTTGTCTATCGCACCATCGAAGACGTCGAACGCATCTATGAGCGATGCAGCTCCGCTCGCACCGCAGCCGTTATAGGCGGAGGCCTGCTTGGCCTTGAGGCGGCAAAGGCGGTGCACGGGCTCAAAGTCGAAACGCATGTCATTGAATTCGCCGAGCGCCTGATGCCGCGTCAGCTTGATGCGGACGGAGCCGCTCTTCTTAAAGAGAAAATCGAAGAGCTGGGAATCAAGATCCATCTCGGAAAGCAGACCACGCACGTTACGGGTGACGTCGGCCATCTCATGCATTTTTCGGACGGAACGCAGTTAGCCGTCGACATGATCGTCATCTCGGCCGGCATCCGTCCGCGCGACGAACTGGCAAGAGCCTGCGGCCTTGACGTTGCTTCGCGCGGAGGCGTCGTCGTGAACGAATTCATGCAGACAAGCGACGCCGCTATTTACGCTATCGGAGAGGCAGCCTCGTATAACGGAATGGTCTACGGGCTTGTCGCTCCGGGTTATGATATGGCTGAGGTCGCCGCCTCGCGTATTCTTGAGTCGGGCTCCGCCGCTTTCGCAGGGGCCGATATGTCGACAAAGCTGAAGCTTATAGGCGTCGATGTGGCCTCATTCGGCGACGCTCTCGGCGAACAGCCGCATGTGCCCATCGTCTTTCGAAATCCGCGAAAGGGTACGTACAAAAAGCTCTTAATATCAAAGGACGGACGGCTTCTGCTTGGCGGCGTTCTTGTCGGCGATACATCGGCCTACGGAACTCTTCTTGCCCTGTATCAGAACGCTATCGAGCTTCCGGAAGACCCGGAAAGTCTCATCGCAACTTCAAGCGGGGCAAGCGAGATCGCCCTGCCCGACACCGCTAAGATCTGTTCGTGTAACAACGTTTCGCGCGGCCAGATCAAGCAGGCGATCAACGAAGGTTGCACGACGATCGAAGGCCTGAAGAAGTCATGCAACGCAGGAACCGGATGTGGAGGATGCCTGCCTCAGGTAAACATGCTCCTGAAAGAAGAGCTGAAGCGCAACGGAACGACCGTGCGCGACGTTCTCTGCGAGCACTTCCCTCATTCCCGTCAGGAGCTCTTTCAGATCATCAAGGTGCGCGGGCTGAAATCGTTTTCAGAGACGATCGCATCGGTCGGACAGGGACACGGCTGTGAGATCTGCAAGCCTGCCATCGCCTCCATATTCGCCTCGCTGTATAACGAACCGATTCTCAGACACAGAGAGATCCAGGACACGAACGATCGCTACCTGGCGACTATCCAGAAAGGCGGAAGCTATTCGGTTATTCCACGCATCCCCGGCGGCGAGATCACTCCGCGCAATCTCATCATTCTCGGTCAGATCGCCGAGAAGTACGGCCTCTATTGCAAGATCACCGGAGGCCAGCGTATCGACATGCTCGGCGCCCGCCTGGACGACCTGCCCCTTATCTGGCAGGAACTGGTCGAGGCCGGCTTTGAAAGCGGACATGCATACGGTAAGGCCCTGCGCACGGTAAAAAGCTGCGTCGGCTCGACGTGGTGCCGCTACGGTGTGCAGGATAGCACCTCATTCGCCATCCGCATCGAAGAGAGATATAAAGGCCTGCGATCACCGCATAAACTCAAGTCGGCCGTATCAGGATGCATCCGCGAATGCGCCGAGGCTCGCAGCAAGGACTTCGGCATCATCGCCACGGAGAAAGGCTGGAACCTCTATGTCGGCGGGAACGGTGGCGTCAATCCGGCGCATGCCGTGCTTCTTGCCGAGGATCTCGACGAAGAGACCGTTATCCGCTACATCGACCGCTTCCTGATGCTTTATATTCGCACGGCCGATAAGCTGACGCGAACATCCACCTGGCTTGCCGGGCTTGAAGGCGGCATCGAATACCTCAAAAAAGTTATCATTCATGATAGCCTCGGTATCAACGCCGAGCTTGAGGCTGAGATGCAATCGCTCATCAATCTTTATCATTGCGAATGGAAAGAGGTTGTGACGAATGCAGAGCGTCGGCAGGCCTTCCGCAGCTTCGTTAATGAAAGCACTGGCGATGATTCGCTCCGCTTTCATACGGTGCGCAACCAGAAACAGCCGGCACTCGTATAA
- a CDS encoding thioredoxin domain-containing protein has product MQKTNRLIHEKSPYLLQHAHNPVDWYAWGEEAFTKARNEDKLILISIGYATCHWCHVMERESFEDQSTADLLNEHYVAIKVDREELPDVDSIYMKALHAMGQPGGWPLNLFLTPDRRPITGGTYFPPQPAHGRPSFKQMLGTLAQMWKNDRPRLLEAASSITEFLNEQNALASDLPDPSIFARFIGEMEQAFDVQRGGFYGNGPNKFPPSMALMLLLRLHERDRQGSSSVLVMVEKTLEAMSRGGIYDQLGGGLCRYSTDPAWLVPHFEKMLYDNALFLQALTEAYRITGNDFYRRMAYDVIAYLRRDLMSPEGAFYCAEDADSEGVEGKFYVWSAAEFRETLRSSGLSDDEIRLLSLYWNVTEAGNFEGKNILHLTGSDEDFASQHSLTLTSLNEMTQKARQALFAVRERRIRPLRDDKILTSWNALMISALSRASIVFGDASLADMAVACADFVESHLMQDGQLMRRYRDGEARFKATLTDHALLGCALIDLFRVTGKSVYMRRALERAEAIMSSFFADGRLYETAEDDSDDLFLRPIDSYDGVMPSGPSAALRLFVTLSRYGESARIYEETAKVILRQFSPEWAQAARAYPAMVSAFLTFSDEAREIAITGEADFIGQALKLIGSRLDGDAVYAFSVDSDSPVSLIAGKDRSRSAIYLCQDFACQTPFSSVQQLDQALQSGL; this is encoded by the coding sequence ATGCAAAAGACCAATCGACTGATCCACGAGAAAAGCCCCTATCTGTTGCAACATGCCCATAATCCTGTGGACTGGTATGCCTGGGGCGAAGAGGCCTTTACAAAGGCCCGCAACGAAGATAAGCTCATCCTCATCTCCATCGGCTATGCAACCTGTCACTGGTGCCATGTGATGGAACGCGAATCCTTCGAAGATCAGAGCACGGCCGATCTCTTGAACGAGCACTATGTGGCCATCAAGGTCGATCGCGAAGAGCTGCCCGACGTCGATTCTATCTACATGAAGGCGCTGCATGCGATGGGGCAGCCGGGCGGATGGCCTCTGAATCTTTTCCTGACACCAGACCGTCGACCGATCACCGGCGGAACCTACTTTCCTCCTCAGCCGGCTCACGGTCGCCCTTCTTTCAAGCAGATGCTCGGTACGCTGGCACAGATGTGGAAGAACGATCGCCCCCGACTGCTTGAGGCCGCTTCTTCGATTACCGAATTCTTAAACGAACAGAATGCTCTCGCTTCAGATTTGCCGGACCCATCGATCTTCGCTCGCTTCATCGGCGAGATGGAGCAGGCCTTTGACGTGCAGCGGGGCGGCTTTTACGGCAACGGCCCGAATAAATTCCCGCCGTCGATGGCCTTGATGCTGCTTCTCAGATTGCATGAACGCGACCGACAGGGATCGTCGTCCGTTCTTGTAATGGTCGAAAAGACGCTTGAGGCTATGAGTCGCGGCGGCATCTACGATCAACTCGGCGGCGGACTCTGTCGCTATTCGACGGATCCGGCCTGGCTGGTTCCGCATTTTGAAAAGATGCTCTATGATAATGCGCTTTTTCTCCAGGCTTTAACCGAAGCCTATCGCATCACGGGTAACGATTTCTATCGCCGGATGGCCTATGACGTCATCGCCTATCTGCGCCGCGATCTCATGTCGCCGGAGGGCGCCTTTTACTGCGCCGAAGATGCCGATTCAGAAGGAGTCGAAGGCAAGTTTTACGTCTGGTCGGCGGCGGAGTTTCGCGAGACGCTTCGTTCGTCGGGATTATCAGACGACGAGATCCGTCTGCTTTCTCTGTACTGGAACGTAACCGAAGCCGGTAATTTTGAGGGAAAGAATATTCTGCACCTGACCGGCTCTGATGAAGACTTCGCCTCACAGCATTCGCTTACGCTCACGTCCTTGAACGAGATGACACAGAAGGCCAGGCAGGCCCTTTTTGCCGTTCGCGAGAGGCGCATCAGGCCGCTGCGAGACGACAAGATCCTCACTTCCTGGAACGCCCTTATGATCTCGGCATTGAGTCGAGCCTCCATCGTTTTCGGCGATGCCTCTCTCGCCGATATGGCCGTGGCCTGCGCCGACTTTGTTGAAAGCCATCTCATGCAGGACGGGCAGCTGATGCGACGCTACCGCGACGGCGAGGCGAGATTCAAGGCAACGTTAACCGATCACGCCCTTCTCGGATGCGCCCTAATCGATCTCTTTCGCGTCACAGGAAAGTCTGTGTATATGCGCAGAGCTCTGGAGCGAGCGGAGGCCATCATGTCATCGTTCTTTGCGGACGGTCGCCTCTATGAAACGGCAGAAGATGATTCTGATGATCTTTTCCTGCGTCCGATCGACTCCTATGACGGAGTGATGCCGTCGGGGCCTTCAGCGGCGCTTCGTCTCTTTGTGACGCTCTCCCGTTACGGAGAGTCCGCCCGTATCTACGAAGAGACGGCAAAGGTTATACTGAGACAGTTCTCGCCCGAATGGGCACAGGCGGCAAGGGCGTATCCGGCTATGGTTTCGGCCTTCCTGACCTTCAGCGACGAAGCTCGCGAGATCGCCATCACTGGCGAGGCGGATTTTATCGGCCAGGCTCTCAAGCTGATCGGGAGTCGGCTTGATGGCGACGCCGTCTATGCCTTCAGTGTAGATTCCGATTCGCCTGTTTCGTTGATCGCCGGCAAAGACAGGAGTCGATCAGCCATTTATCTCTGTCAGGACTTCGCCTGCCAGACTCCTTTTTCTTCGGTACAACAGCTCGATCAGGCGCTTCAGTCAGGCCTGTGA
- a CDS encoding cytochrome C oxidase subunit IV family protein, translated as MHIPRQVSRGHISPTRTYFIVGTALLILTAITVGASYIDLGSIFINVVVAMVIASVKAMLVLLYFMHMKYESKLIWMFGILYPILLFALMTGMIVLDMFNRVIPNP; from the coding sequence ATGCATATTCCAAGACAGGTAAGCCGGGGGCACATCTCTCCCACCAGAACCTACTTCATCGTGGGCACTGCGCTTCTGATTCTGACGGCTATCACCGTCGGCGCTTCGTATATCGACCTCGGCAGCATCTTTATCAACGTCGTCGTCGCCATGGTCATCGCCTCGGTAAAGGCGATGCTTGTTCTTCTCTATTTTATGCACATGAAATACGAGAGCAAGCTCATCTGGATGTTCGGTATCCTTTATCCGATTCTGCTTTTTGCGTTGATGACGGGAATGATCGTACTCGACATGTTCAATCGAGTAATACCGAATCCCTGA
- a CDS encoding alpha/beta fold hydrolase, which produces MSFLLMRKVQQGTVQIDDFSLNYAVSESSSDMTLLVIGSALYYGRLFSENLQRRYRMVFVDHRGFARCDRSDVTAEDGSLDRIVEDIEHIRRELQIERIIAVGHSGHAFMATAYAEAYPEHVQALALLNTAPDNSKARQHGSFAFFLEHAGPERKGRFEKDMADLEAAIANEPGRRFAHLMTRMRTHSYYDFNVDAAAHWEGLPTQMPIIDHLWGDAFARIDLKEKIVALSQKKPVFLGLGRYDYLVAPVSLWDDLATSGSVESGDRFGITKLIFEKSGHNPMFEEPDLFDDVFGRWIDACAYPASQETTRPDNS; this is translated from the coding sequence ATGTCGTTTCTTCTTATGCGAAAAGTGCAACAGGGTACCGTTCAAATCGACGATTTCTCATTGAACTACGCCGTCTCTGAATCCTCATCCGATATGACACTGCTTGTGATCGGTAGTGCTCTTTACTATGGGCGGCTTTTCTCAGAGAACTTGCAGCGTCGCTACCGGATGGTATTCGTCGACCATCGCGGATTTGCCCGCTGTGATCGGTCTGACGTTACGGCAGAGGATGGCTCCCTTGATCGCATCGTCGAAGACATAGAGCACATCAGGCGTGAACTGCAAATCGAGCGAATTATCGCCGTCGGTCATTCCGGTCATGCCTTCATGGCGACGGCCTATGCAGAGGCATATCCCGAGCACGTGCAGGCCCTTGCGCTTCTGAATACGGCGCCCGATAACAGCAAGGCAAGACAGCACGGAAGCTTCGCCTTTTTCCTGGAACATGCCGGGCCAGAGCGGAAGGGTCGATTTGAGAAGGACATGGCCGACCTCGAAGCGGCCATAGCAAATGAGCCTGGCCGTCGCTTTGCTCATCTAATGACGCGTATGCGCACGCATAGCTACTACGATTTCAATGTCGATGCGGCCGCTCATTGGGAAGGCCTGCCGACACAGATGCCCATCATCGATCATCTGTGGGGAGATGCCTTTGCTCGCATCGACTTAAAAGAAAAGATCGTCGCCCTATCACAGAAGAAGCCCGTCTTTCTCGGGTTGGGCCGGTACGACTACCTCGTCGCCCCCGTCTCTCTCTGGGATGATCTCGCTACATCGGGTAGCGTCGAATCAGGAGACCGCTTCGGAATAACGAAGCTCATCTTCGAGAAGAGCGGCCACAATCCCATGTTTGAAGAGCCTGACCTGTTTGACGACGTTTTCGGTCGCTGGATCGATGCGTGCGCGTATCCTGCATCGCAAGAGACAACCCGTCCCGACAACAGCTAA
- a CDS encoding transglutaminase-like domain-containing protein — protein sequence MPSLQPLLENETVERGDLVLYHAGAFYWSAQRKEDGKTQYGIVGRGDQKSQFIATSGRVQGMAAWGETLVLRLRDSLVQIDPSSGETIKSYALPKMVNRQPIAFWQGKLALVDQNRLLYYNWPESGTELVPAGESKPLPMEKVQRAVVCGDALHLWSSYGGAKIVSIEKPINESRVSAIADIGKATERRTGGDYRWFWKMACDGKTLVTADVDQSVSTLHRYLQLGQSWLPVTDDMECLSDGAACRHSKREDWLEYYVSPANREFNGVVLLPASKTISQKIEEEEMPYGGVIKRDSEGNAALSLNTRITDRPVYRARISRYRVEFNLEARSTAFTDQSIPDTLAAYLADGPQYRITDPVITESRDRLLQDHASVESYINAQYNLVRRSLVYKQDGRFDAAPVVLKNGHGSCTEHSYLQIALLRSAGIPARLAWNWLPTSDTPSFNHKVAEIWTPEYGWIISEPLSSPRKNAGTVYGYHIVFARLAGPRHEFINRGDRLIAHNGKIAEGDRQPELSLKLVPVAGAKSRSMVEMAQPIEPSEPLERGIGNPARGDMVE from the coding sequence ATGCCTTCGCTGCAACCGCTCCTTGAAAACGAGACCGTGGAGCGCGGCGACCTCGTTCTCTATCATGCGGGTGCCTTCTACTGGTCGGCACAGCGCAAAGAAGACGGCAAAACACAGTATGGCATCGTCGGGCGCGGCGATCAGAAGTCGCAGTTTATCGCCACTTCTGGCCGGGTCCAGGGTATGGCCGCCTGGGGCGAGACTCTCGTTCTGCGTCTTCGCGACAGCCTTGTGCAGATCGATCCTTCTTCGGGAGAGACTATAAAAAGCTACGCCCTTCCGAAGATGGTGAATCGCCAGCCGATCGCATTCTGGCAGGGCAAGCTCGCCCTGGTCGATCAGAATCGATTGCTCTATTATAACTGGCCGGAATCGGGCACCGAGCTTGTTCCGGCGGGTGAGTCAAAGCCTCTGCCCATGGAAAAGGTGCAGCGAGCCGTCGTCTGTGGGGATGCCCTGCATCTCTGGTCGTCTTATGGCGGAGCAAAGATCGTATCAATAGAGAAGCCGATCAATGAATCCAGAGTGTCGGCCATCGCCGATATCGGCAAAGCGACGGAGCGACGCACAGGCGGTGATTACCGGTGGTTCTGGAAGATGGCCTGTGACGGCAAGACGCTCGTGACGGCCGACGTGGATCAGAGCGTCTCGACGTTGCACCGATATCTCCAGCTCGGGCAGAGCTGGCTGCCTGTTACCGACGATATGGAATGCCTGAGTGACGGGGCAGCCTGCCGGCATTCAAAGCGTGAGGATTGGCTTGAATACTACGTTTCACCGGCTAACCGGGAGTTTAACGGCGTCGTACTTCTGCCCGCGTCCAAGACGATCTCTCAAAAAATCGAAGAAGAAGAGATGCCATACGGCGGAGTTATCAAACGCGACAGCGAGGGCAATGCTGCCCTGTCGTTGAACACACGCATCACGGATCGTCCGGTATACAGGGCGCGTATCAGCCGTTACAGGGTGGAATTTAACCTTGAAGCGCGTTCGACCGCTTTTACAGATCAGAGTATTCCCGATACGCTGGCCGCTTATCTCGCGGACGGCCCCCAGTATCGTATTACCGACCCAGTTATTACCGAATCGCGCGATCGACTGCTGCAAGACCATGCATCGGTTGAATCCTATATCAATGCACAGTATAACCTTGTGCGACGCAGCCTTGTCTACAAACAGGATGGCCGTTTTGACGCGGCCCCTGTCGTTCTGAAAAACGGACATGGCTCCTGCACGGAGCACAGTTATCTTCAGATCGCCTTACTGCGCAGCGCCGGTATTCCGGCCCGCCTTGCCTGGAACTGGTTGCCTACATCCGATACGCCGTCTTTTAATCATAAGGTGGCCGAGATCTGGACGCCGGAGTATGGCTGGATCATCTCAGAGCCGCTTTCCTCGCCACGCAAGAACGCTGGCACCGTTTACGGCTATCACATCGTCTTCGCCAGGCTTGCCGGACCGCGACATGAATTCATCAATAGAGGGGATCGTCTGATTGCTCATAACGGGAAGATTGCAGAAGGCGACAGGCAGCCCGAGCTTTCTCTAAAACTTGTCCCGGTCGCCGGAGCGAAAAGCCGCTCCATGGTAGAAATGGCCCAACCGATCGAACCGTCAGAGCCGCTCGAAAGAGGCATAGGAAATCCGGCACGCGGCGATATGGTCGAGTGA
- a CDS encoding DUF4202 domain-containing protein, translating into MHESNLHKSDSDAIAEALRRFDEINAADTNRIIIDGTEHPTALFHANRLSYWIGRLNLTPSTALTLAARCQHLKRYEHPRSAYPEGREGYLKWRKDLSKLHAALSAEILTECGVDPQIIDEVKRINLKDGMRFHPDVQTMEDALCLLTLEYQMDGLIASSSEEQLLGIIEKVWKKMSESGRTLAGEIKHSAEVRQALTLLLDKDTQSN; encoded by the coding sequence ATGCATGAATCAAACCTCCATAAATCGGACTCCGATGCGATTGCAGAGGCCCTGCGCAGATTCGATGAGATCAACGCCGCCGATACAAATCGCATCATCATAGACGGCACAGAACATCCGACGGCGCTCTTTCACGCGAATCGATTGAGTTACTGGATCGGCAGGCTGAACCTGACTCCGTCGACGGCGTTAACACTCGCCGCCAGATGCCAGCATCTCAAGCGATATGAACATCCGCGAAGCGCTTACCCCGAAGGGCGTGAGGGTTATCTGAAGTGGCGCAAAGATCTGAGCAAGCTGCACGCCGCTCTGTCGGCTGAGATACTCACCGAATGCGGCGTAGACCCGCAGATCATCGACGAGGTAAAACGCATCAACCTCAAAGACGGCATGCGGTTTCATCCGGACGTGCAGACGATGGAAGACGCTCTCTGTCTGCTTACGCTCGAATATCAGATGGACGGGCTTATCGCCTCATCAAGCGAAGAGCAATTACTCGGTATCATCGAAAAGGTCTGGAAGAAAATGAGCGAGAGCGGGCGAACCCTCGCCGGCGAGATCAAACATAGCGCTGAAGTCAGACAGGCGCTGACGCTTCTGCTCGATAAAGACACGCAATCAAACTAA
- the cobA gene encoding uroporphyrinogen-III C-methyltransferase: MPKVYIVGAGPGDPELLTLKAVRVLEAADAVLYDDLVSPAVLGFAVRAERIHVGKRGFSHSESQENIHTLLKHTASIYETVVRLKGGDPAIFSRIGEEIRFLRNEAIPFEVIPGITAASAMSASMQLPLTCRGISRSILYLTGHSKDGVHLEPLKTISLREKTVIIYMGLNALPDIVQTLINAGNPPSTPIAVIEQISLPGERRLQADLTSIEELCHRERATSPALLVIGDVLREFPEEAVSNFQHSIEYKTDSERQASGLFSLKAAHHA; the protein is encoded by the coding sequence ATGCCGAAGGTTTACATAGTGGGTGCCGGCCCGGGCGATCCCGAGCTTCTGACGCTAAAGGCCGTGCGAGTGCTTGAAGCGGCCGATGCCGTGCTCTATGACGATCTTGTCTCGCCTGCCGTGCTTGGCTTTGCCGTTCGCGCCGAGCGCATCCACGTCGGCAAGCGCGGATTCAGTCACAGTGAATCGCAGGAGAATATTCACACCCTCCTCAAACACACGGCATCAATCTATGAAACCGTCGTGCGTTTGAAGGGCGGCGATCCGGCGATTTTCAGTCGAATCGGCGAAGAGATTCGATTTCTGAGAAACGAAGCAATCCCCTTTGAGGTGATTCCCGGCATTACGGCCGCCTCGGCGATGTCGGCCAGTATGCAGCTGCCGTTAACCTGCCGGGGGATTTCGCGAAGCATCCTCTATCTGACAGGGCATAGTAAAGACGGAGTCCATCTTGAACCGCTGAAGACGATTTCATTGAGAGAGAAAACCGTTATCATCTATATGGGCCTGAATGCTTTGCCCGACATCGTGCAAACCCTTATAAACGCGGGCAATCCGCCGTCGACGCCCATCGCCGTTATTGAACAGATATCGTTACCAGGAGAGCGCAGACTCCAGGCCGATCTTACGTCGATCGAGGAACTCTGCCATCGAGAAAGAGCGACCTCGCCTGCTCTGCTCGTTATCGGCGATGTACTGCGCGAATTTCCCGAAGAGGCAGTCTCGAACTTCCAGCATTCCATTGAATATAAGACCGACAGTGAACGCCAGGCATCGGGTTTATTCTCACTGAAGGCAGCCCATCATGCATGA
- the nirD gene encoding nitrite reductase small subunit NirD — protein MEMTVTLTKHRVGTVEDFPVEGGACVRVDGRQIAVFHFTSRQEWYACENACPHSGSMLLARGLIGDQKGEPKVTCPMHKKSFSLQSGQCLNDDEYSVRTYPVIVENGNVYIELA, from the coding sequence ATGGAAATGACAGTAACGCTCACAAAACACAGAGTTGGAACAGTAGAGGATTTTCCCGTCGAAGGCGGTGCCTGCGTTCGCGTAGACGGGCGTCAGATCGCCGTCTTTCATTTCACGTCGCGTCAGGAATGGTACGCCTGCGAGAACGCCTGTCCTCATTCGGGCAGCATGCTACTGGCTCGCGGCCTGATCGGCGACCAGAAGGGAGAGCCCAAAGTAACATGCCCCATGCATAAGAAATCGTTCTCGCTACAGAGCGGTCAATGCCTGAACGACGACGAATACTCCGTTCGCACGTATCCGGTGATCGTCGAAAACGGGAACGTTTATATAGAGCTCGCGTAA
- a CDS encoding cytochrome c oxidase subunit 3 family protein, producing the protein MSAQSFKDFEEVKHPVHEELAGYEGAKLGMWLFLATELLLFGVLFAGFGLFHAKFPNEFKLAHMSLDRIMGSINTVILILSSLTVALAIDAIQRGRKKLSMWMLATTIILASGFLIVKYFEYSGKFAHGIFPGNVAQIVLDHATHAYGPVPAQWEGQPIDKNGINLFFSFYFIMTGVHGLHVIIGMSVLTWVLIKMKNGEFSHWYYTPVENGGLYWHLVDLIWIYLFPLFYLIQ; encoded by the coding sequence ATGTCAGCACAGTCATTCAAAGATTTTGAAGAGGTGAAACACCCTGTTCACGAAGAGCTGGCCGGATACGAAGGAGCGAAGCTCGGCATGTGGCTGTTTCTTGCCACCGAACTTCTGCTTTTCGGCGTTTTATTCGCCGGATTCGGTCTGTTTCATGCAAAATTCCCGAACGAGTTCAAGCTCGCTCATATGTCGCTCGATCGCATCATGGGATCGATCAACACGGTCATTCTGATTCTCAGCTCGCTCACCGTCGCCCTTGCCATCGACGCCATCCAGCGCGGACGCAAGAAGCTGAGCATGTGGATGCTTGCCACGACGATCATCCTGGCCAGCGGCTTCCTTATCGTGAAGTACTTCGAGTATTCGGGTAAGTTCGCCCACGGTATCTTCCCGGGTAACGTCGCGCAGATCGTACTGGACCATGCAACACATGCCTACGGACCTGTTCCGGCGCAGTGGGAAGGCCAACCGATCGACAAGAACGGAATCAACCTGTTCTTCTCGTTCTATTTCATCATGACAGGCGTGCACGGCTTACACGTCATTATCGGTATGTCCGTCCTGACATGGGTTCTCATCAAGATGAAGAACGGCGAGTTCAGCCACTGGTATTATACTCCAGTGGAGAACGGCGGCCTTTACTGGCACCTGGTGGACCTTATCTGGATCTACCTCTTCCCGCTCTTCTATCTGATTCAATAA